In Coregonus clupeaformis isolate EN_2021a unplaced genomic scaffold, ASM2061545v1 scaf0282, whole genome shotgun sequence, a single window of DNA contains:
- the LOC123484351 gene encoding troponin T, slow skeletal muscle-like isoform X4, which yields MSDIEEENEDQQEEEEERPKYKPMVSQLAAPKNPEGDRVDFDVSRHDIHRKRMEKDLLELQTLIDVHFDQRKKEEEELIGLKDRIENRRSERAEQQRVRAEKERDRQTRIAEERQRKEDEEAKKRADDDAKKKKVLSNMGAHFGGFLAKAEQRRGKRQTGREIKKKTLAERRKPLAIDNLREDGLRERAKEMWEWIYQLESDKFDLTEKTRRQKYEINVLLNRISHAQKFKKVHGKGKVGGRWK from the exons ATGTCTGACATAGAGGAAGAGAATGA GGATCAGCAGGAGG AAGAAGAGGAACGTCCTAAATACAA GCCCATGGTCTCCCAGCTCGCTGCCCCCAAAAATCCTGAGGGGGATAGGGTGGACTTTGATGTGAGCCGACAT GACATCCACAGGAAGAGAATGGAGAAGGATCTTCTGGAGCTGCAGACCCTGATCGACGTCCATTTTGaccagaggaagaaagaggaggaagaactCATTGGGCTCAAGGACAGGATT GAGAACCGCAgatcagagagagcagagcagcagcGTGTGCGAGCGGAAAAAGAACGGGACAGACAGACGAGAATTGCG GAAGAGCGGCAGAGGAAGGAGGATGAGGAAGCCAAGAAAAGGGCAGATGACGACGCCAAGAAGAAGAAAGTGCTCTCTAACATGGGGGCTCACTTTGGGGGTTTCTTGGCAAAG gcagaacagaggagagggaagagacaaACAGGGAGGGAGATCAAGAAGAAGACACTGGCGGAGAGACGCAAACCCCTCGCCATTGACAACCTGAGAGAGGACGGCCTGAG GGAGAGAGCTAAAGAGATGTGGGAGTGGATTTACCAGCTCGAGTCAGACAAATTTGACCTGACTGAAAAGACGAGACGACAGAAATACGAG ATAAACGTTCTTCTGAATAGAATTTCTCATGCCCAGAAATT TAAAAAGGTCCATGGTAAGGGAAAGGTCGGGGGTCGCTGGAAGTGA
- the LOC123484351 gene encoding troponin T, slow skeletal muscle-like isoform X5, whose amino-acid sequence MSDIEEENEDQQEEEEERPKYKPMVSQLAAPKNPEGDRVDFDDIHRKRMEKDLLELQTLIDVHFDQRKKEEEELIGLKDRIENRRSERAEQQRVRAEKERDRQTRIAEERQRKEDEEAKKRADDDAKKKKVLSNMGAHFGGFLAKAEQRRGKRQTGREIKKKTLAERRKPLAIDNLREDGLRERAKEMWEWIYQLESDKFDLTEKTRRQKYEINVLLNRISHAQKFKKVHGKGKVGGRWK is encoded by the exons ATGTCTGACATAGAGGAAGAGAATGA GGATCAGCAGGAGG AAGAAGAGGAACGTCCTAAATACAA GCCCATGGTCTCCCAGCTCGCTGCCCCCAAAAATCCTGAGGGGGATAGGGTGGACTTTGAT GACATCCACAGGAAGAGAATGGAGAAGGATCTTCTGGAGCTGCAGACCCTGATCGACGTCCATTTTGaccagaggaagaaagaggaggaagaactCATTGGGCTCAAGGACAGGATT GAGAACCGCAgatcagagagagcagagcagcagcGTGTGCGAGCGGAAAAAGAACGGGACAGACAGACGAGAATTGCG GAAGAGCGGCAGAGGAAGGAGGATGAGGAAGCCAAGAAAAGGGCAGATGACGACGCCAAGAAGAAGAAAGTGCTCTCTAACATGGGGGCTCACTTTGGGGGTTTCTTGGCAAAG gcagaacagaggagagggaagagacaaACAGGGAGGGAGATCAAGAAGAAGACACTGGCGGAGAGACGCAAACCCCTCGCCATTGACAACCTGAGAGAGGACGGCCTGAG GGAGAGAGCTAAAGAGATGTGGGAGTGGATTTACCAGCTCGAGTCAGACAAATTTGACCTGACTGAAAAGACGAGACGACAGAAATACGAG ATAAACGTTCTTCTGAATAGAATTTCTCATGCCCAGAAATT TAAAAAGGTCCATGGTAAGGGAAAGGTCGGGGGTCGCTGGAAGTGA
- the LOC123484351 gene encoding troponin T, slow skeletal muscle-like isoform X1, whose protein sequence is MSDIEEENEDQQEEEEERPKYKPMVSQLAAPKNPEGDRVDFDVSRHDIHRKRMEKDLLELQTLIDVHFDQRKKEEEELIGLKDRIENRRSERAEQQRVRAEKERDRQTRIAEERQRKEDEEAKKRADDDAKKKKVLSNMGAHFGGFLAKAEQRRGKRQTGREIKKKTLAERRKPLAIDNLREDGLRERAKEMWEWIYQLESDKFDLTEKTRRQKYEINVLLNRISHAQKFSLYLCSKKVHGKGKVGGRWK, encoded by the exons ATGTCTGACATAGAGGAAGAGAATGA GGATCAGCAGGAGG AAGAAGAGGAACGTCCTAAATACAA GCCCATGGTCTCCCAGCTCGCTGCCCCCAAAAATCCTGAGGGGGATAGGGTGGACTTTGATGTGAGCCGACAT GACATCCACAGGAAGAGAATGGAGAAGGATCTTCTGGAGCTGCAGACCCTGATCGACGTCCATTTTGaccagaggaagaaagaggaggaagaactCATTGGGCTCAAGGACAGGATT GAGAACCGCAgatcagagagagcagagcagcagcGTGTGCGAGCGGAAAAAGAACGGGACAGACAGACGAGAATTGCG GAAGAGCGGCAGAGGAAGGAGGATGAGGAAGCCAAGAAAAGGGCAGATGACGACGCCAAGAAGAAGAAAGTGCTCTCTAACATGGGGGCTCACTTTGGGGGTTTCTTGGCAAAG gcagaacagaggagagggaagagacaaACAGGGAGGGAGATCAAGAAGAAGACACTGGCGGAGAGACGCAAACCCCTCGCCATTGACAACCTGAGAGAGGACGGCCTGAG GGAGAGAGCTAAAGAGATGTGGGAGTGGATTTACCAGCTCGAGTCAGACAAATTTGACCTGACTGAAAAGACGAGACGACAGAAATACGAG ATAAACGTTCTTCTGAATAGAATTTCTCATGCCCAGAAATT CTCCCTCTATCTCTGCAGTAAAAAGGTCCATGGTAAGGGAAAGGTCGGGGGTCGCTGGAAGTGA
- the LOC123484351 gene encoding troponin T, slow skeletal muscle-like isoform X3 produces MSDIEEENEDQQEEEEERPKYKPMVSQLAAPKNPEGDRVDFDDIHRKRMEKDLLELQTLIDVHFDQRKKEEEELIGLKDRIENRRSERAEQQRVRAEKERDRQTRIAEERQRKEDEEAKKRADDDAKKKKVLSNMGAHFGGFLAKAEQRRGKRQTGREIKKKTLAERRKPLAIDNLREDGLRERAKEMWEWIYQLESDKFDLTEKTRRQKYEINVLLNRISHAQKFSLYLCSKKVHGKGKVGGRWK; encoded by the exons ATGTCTGACATAGAGGAAGAGAATGA GGATCAGCAGGAGG AAGAAGAGGAACGTCCTAAATACAA GCCCATGGTCTCCCAGCTCGCTGCCCCCAAAAATCCTGAGGGGGATAGGGTGGACTTTGAT GACATCCACAGGAAGAGAATGGAGAAGGATCTTCTGGAGCTGCAGACCCTGATCGACGTCCATTTTGaccagaggaagaaagaggaggaagaactCATTGGGCTCAAGGACAGGATT GAGAACCGCAgatcagagagagcagagcagcagcGTGTGCGAGCGGAAAAAGAACGGGACAGACAGACGAGAATTGCG GAAGAGCGGCAGAGGAAGGAGGATGAGGAAGCCAAGAAAAGGGCAGATGACGACGCCAAGAAGAAGAAAGTGCTCTCTAACATGGGGGCTCACTTTGGGGGTTTCTTGGCAAAG gcagaacagaggagagggaagagacaaACAGGGAGGGAGATCAAGAAGAAGACACTGGCGGAGAGACGCAAACCCCTCGCCATTGACAACCTGAGAGAGGACGGCCTGAG GGAGAGAGCTAAAGAGATGTGGGAGTGGATTTACCAGCTCGAGTCAGACAAATTTGACCTGACTGAAAAGACGAGACGACAGAAATACGAG ATAAACGTTCTTCTGAATAGAATTTCTCATGCCCAGAAATT CTCCCTCTATCTCTGCAGTAAAAAGGTCCATGGTAAGGGAAAGGTCGGGGGTCGCTGGAAGTGA
- the LOC123484351 gene encoding troponin T, slow skeletal muscle-like isoform X2, giving the protein MSDIEEENEDQQEEEERPKYKPMVSQLAAPKNPEGDRVDFDVSRHDIHRKRMEKDLLELQTLIDVHFDQRKKEEEELIGLKDRIENRRSERAEQQRVRAEKERDRQTRIAEERQRKEDEEAKKRADDDAKKKKVLSNMGAHFGGFLAKAEQRRGKRQTGREIKKKTLAERRKPLAIDNLREDGLRERAKEMWEWIYQLESDKFDLTEKTRRQKYEINVLLNRISHAQKFSLYLCSKKVHGKGKVGGRWK; this is encoded by the exons ATGTCTGACATAGAGGAAGAGAATGA GGATCAGCAGGAGG AAGAGGAACGTCCTAAATACAA GCCCATGGTCTCCCAGCTCGCTGCCCCCAAAAATCCTGAGGGGGATAGGGTGGACTTTGATGTGAGCCGACAT GACATCCACAGGAAGAGAATGGAGAAGGATCTTCTGGAGCTGCAGACCCTGATCGACGTCCATTTTGaccagaggaagaaagaggaggaagaactCATTGGGCTCAAGGACAGGATT GAGAACCGCAgatcagagagagcagagcagcagcGTGTGCGAGCGGAAAAAGAACGGGACAGACAGACGAGAATTGCG GAAGAGCGGCAGAGGAAGGAGGATGAGGAAGCCAAGAAAAGGGCAGATGACGACGCCAAGAAGAAGAAAGTGCTCTCTAACATGGGGGCTCACTTTGGGGGTTTCTTGGCAAAG gcagaacagaggagagggaagagacaaACAGGGAGGGAGATCAAGAAGAAGACACTGGCGGAGAGACGCAAACCCCTCGCCATTGACAACCTGAGAGAGGACGGCCTGAG GGAGAGAGCTAAAGAGATGTGGGAGTGGATTTACCAGCTCGAGTCAGACAAATTTGACCTGACTGAAAAGACGAGACGACAGAAATACGAG ATAAACGTTCTTCTGAATAGAATTTCTCATGCCCAGAAATT CTCCCTCTATCTCTGCAGTAAAAAGGTCCATGGTAAGGGAAAGGTCGGGGGTCGCTGGAAGTGA